Below is a window of Fulvitalea axinellae DNA.
AGGGAAAAAACTTTTCAGAAAACGGTCTTGACACCCCGGAATTCCCCATAAGGAAAACCATTCGGCTTTTGCCTCCAGCATCAAAATATTTCAATCCCCTACAATTCACCATAACGTTTAGACCTTCTTAGTTTCATGTTCTTTTTTGTGACCTCCTTATTTTTTGTCTTTGGTTTTTAATTTCTGCGATAGAAAAGCCAAATAAATTCACACATTTATTCGTTGTGTGAAATACTCGTACACAATTATACAAAACGGGAATCCACTATTACTGGACTGCCATTTTTTCATTAATTTTTTTTTCATTCACTGTGGCATCTTTTTCGGAAAACTCAAACTCCAGCTTCATTTTCCCAGCCTTTACGTAGCGGTAAGTCTTTATATAATTATCATATTCAATAGGTGCCCCCAAAGCCTTCAAGGCCTTCAAATACTCCATTAAAGCGCTTCTCGACAAGCCCACCTTCTGAGCGAAGGACTCTGGCGTTCCGGTAGCCGCTCGCCGTATTAGGCTGTCCATATATTCCAATCGTTCGATATACTTGACAATATTCATCTTGTCATTTTTTATTTCGAGAAACAAAAATACGTTTTGAGCAAAGCCCCACAGGCTTAAACAATATACCAACATATCATACCCGAGCGGATTTCTAAAAGTGTAAGCTTACTAAGGTCTGTAAAGTTAAAAATAGTTCTCAAGCCTAAAGGTAAAGGTTCCTTACCATTAAGCTTTATAATAAAACTGCCTGAAAGTCTCTCGGTATAGACTTAGAAGGTATCTCCACTATACAACGGCAAGTGAAAACTCCCCAGTTTGTGTTTGCCGTTCTGAAACTGATGACAAGTAAGGTTATCTGACAAGAAAAACCAAATTACAAATATTATAATGCAAAAGATTATTTTCGGAGGCACAAAA
It encodes the following:
- a CDS encoding HTH domain-containing protein; translation: MNIVKYIERLEYMDSLIRRAATGTPESFAQKVGLSRSALMEYLKALKALGAPIEYDNYIKTYRYVKAGKMKLEFEFSEKDATVNEKKINEKMAVQ